Proteins encoded together in one Lathyrus oleraceus cultivar Zhongwan6 chromosome 5, CAAS_Psat_ZW6_1.0, whole genome shotgun sequence window:
- the LOC127081670 gene encoding uncharacterized protein LOC127081670, with translation MRRVVQGRSRGIILDVSWNNQGQLIEPNGHTLTSFIGALVRNEIPITCDDWRNKELKESKEKIWSEIKRCFNIEDERRGFCMKLAGKLLRGFRTFLSSKFLKDADGNFVDAELPRKYESLISAEEWEAFKSKRQDPTFQRISATNRERASSPAYPYRKGRVGYGRLEQSMVSIYKLRKQICSSYISFI, from the exons atgcgaagggtggtccaaggaagatctcgaggcatcatactagatgtctcttggaacaaccagggacaacttatagaacctaatgggcataccttaactagtttcatcggtgcactagtaaggaatgaaattcccattacatgtgatgattggagaaataaagagttgaaagagtccaaagaaaaaatttggagtgagataaag cgatgttttaacatcgaagacgaaagaagagggttttgtatgaaattggccggaaagcttcttagaggatttcggacatttttatcatccaagttccttaaggatgcggatggtaattttgtggatgcggagcttcctagaaaatatgaaagtttgatatcggctgaagaatgggaagctttcaaatccaaaagacaagacccgacttttcaaagaataagtgctacaaatcgggaaagagcatcaagtcccgcatatccgtaccgaaaaggacgtgtcggatatggacgcttagaacaatccatggtaagtatttataaattgcgaaaacaaatttgttcatcatatattagttttatctga